In the Salvia miltiorrhiza cultivar Shanhuang (shh) chromosome 8, IMPLAD_Smil_shh, whole genome shotgun sequence genome, catataaatacataaataattaaataaataattaaacaagagagcgtacggtggtggtttccgacGGGTGTCGTGAAGAAAGCGGCGAAACGAAATCGtcgaactaaaataaattaataatataagtaaaaatttaaaaattatatatatatatatatatatatatagagagagagagagagagagagagagagagagagagaaagagagttacctgggcggctgggcacggcggcggtcggcggcggggTTCGGCGGCGGCTgtcggcggcggtggtcggCTGGTGGAAGCagcaggcagcagcagcaggggcGAAGcagcgggggggggggggggtgtgggGGGATCTGTTCTGcgcaaaagtgaaaaaaaggAGGTTACGCGTGCCCTAATATtggccattaccgacggcaattgccgccgctagctagcgACGGCataaacgccgtcggtaattgtgttaatttaatgttttattatatattcgAAACTTACCGGCGGCGTCGCCGTCGCTAGTTAACGGCGGcgagtttgccgtcggtaactggcCGGTAATTTCGAAAGCTCGGGTCGCCTGgaatgccgccgccgtgccgccgttaattaccgacggcaaaatcgccgtcggtaattttcgcCGGTAattacgcgtttttttgtagtgtgaaaaagtgaagaaaatcGATCTAAGAGCTAAGAACAAAGAAATTGAGTGCGCAAAAAAGAAGATAacatttgtttatttgatttccTCCTATGGAAGgacttatttaaatttaatcttAGGGGGTCTATTTATAGTCTATTAATTAGATACTATATTAAGACCCATTTAGTCTAGTTTCGAGgcccaaataataatatttgagaAGTGCAAATCGTTGGTTGCCACGTGTTTAAAATTTGCATTTATGTAGTTATAATATAAATCTTTCGCTTCCCACTTTTATTCTGATTCCCCTTTTAGCCTCAAATCTGCGGCTTTATCTTGATGTTTCATATTTTCGCTgaagttagatttcaatataTTTAAGTGTCCAATTCCATCATCGTCACGTAAGTTGTGTATATTTAtaccaaatttattatttgcaaagtgatctaatattttaatataacctAAATAAttcgtataaaaaatataacatgtgtttatatttaggtataatatcatttatatagGGAGTTTATATAATTACACAAATTAAATCAgatttatcatataaaataagttatcTATGAATTCGCTACgtaaattatgaatttgttgtgaaaatgcttaattaaattcaACCTATGAAATTCAAACTCTGGACCAAAAATTTATTCAGTGAAGATATAATTCTATCAAAGATCTTCACAATTTAAGGTACAAAAATAATTGTTATTAAGCATATTGGTCCTTGACAGACCATATCTCAACAcattattttgaaatattaatagaCACATAAAATATCCAAACTTAATTTAGTACTTATAAAAGATAATTGTacgaatacaaaaaaaaatatacatacattaatagaaaaaaaaattatcatatttaaaaaGCAACAAATTTTTTGAACAAATTCAAAcatatatgattttatttatctcTTATAACTTTTGATTCAATAAAATTCATTTAACTATAAAATTTGaagtatataaattttaacTATAAAATATACTTCAAATTTTATAGTTAAATGAATTTGATAGTGTGTtcatcaataattaaatatttaattttcaattaatttagatTAGTAAAAAGATTGTTTAATATTGAATTAGTTAGCTTATTTGGAGAGATAACATCACAGCAATTCAATTATTTGAAGCCCTAGAAATGGCGCTGAAGACTACTGTCTTGCTCTCTCTCTACTTTCTCTACACAGTTTCTGCTTCTTTCGAAGGGCTGCTTCCCAATGGAAACTTCGAGGAGACCCCGAAGAGCACAGACATGAAGAAAACGGTGCTCCAGGGGCGTCACGCCCTCCCCAAATGGGAGATCAGCGGCCTGGTCGAGTACATTTCCGGCGGGCCCCAGCCAGGGGGGATGTACTTCGCGGTGGCGCACGGCGTCCACGCGGTGCGCCTCGGCAACGAGGCCTCCGTCTCCCAGGCCATCCCCGTCCGGAACGGCTCCCTCTACGCGCTCACGTTCGGCGCGTCTCGGACCTGCGCGCAGAACGAGGTGCTGCGCGTGTCTGTGCCGCTGCAGTCCGGCGATCTCCCCCTCCAGACGCTCTACAGCAGCAACGGCGGCGACACCTACGCCTGGGGGTTCCGCGCCACCTCCAACTCCGTCAAGGTCGTCTTCCACAACCCCGGGATGCAGGAAGATCCCGACTGCGGCCACCTCCTCGACGCCGTCGCCATCAAGGAGCTCACCCTCCCCACCGCCACTAAAGCTAACCTGGTGAAGAATGGTGGATTCGAGGAGGGCCCTCATATCCTGTTGAACTCCTCCCACGGCGTGCTCCTCCCTCCGAAGCAGGAGGACTCCACCTCGCCCCTCCCGGGGTGGATCATCGAGTCCCTCAAGGCCGTCAAGTTCATAGACTCCAACCATTTCAACGTCCCCTCGGGCAAATCTGCTGTGGAGCTCGTAGCCGGGAGAGAGAGCGCCATAGCTCAAGTCATCAGAACCGTCCCCAACAAAGCCTACAGCCTCAAGTTCGCGGTGGGGGATGCGAAGAACGGGTGCCATGGATCCATGATGGTCGAGGCGTTTGCAGCCAATGCCACCATGAAGGCTCCCTTTAAATCTCAAGGGAAGGGCAAGTTTGAAGGGTTCAGCTTCAGATTCACGGCGACGTCGGATCGGACCAGGTTGACTTTCTTCAGCTCGTTCTACCATACAAAGGTTCAAGACTATGGAAGTCTGTGTGGGCCTGTTCTTGATCAAGTCGAGGTTCTTCCTCTTAAGATGTGATCTGTGAGAAGCAATGCTTAGTGTTTTTGTAACTGCATAAACTTCTTGTCTACTGCTTTCTTCAATGCCATGCCTCATTtcgaatataaaaaaaaacagcaattcaattatttaattttatttatttatatctttttgaaagagaaggatttgatttatttttaacagaaataatttaatattggtTTTTTTGCTATACCAAACTCATTTTGTTTGCCTCGCATATTAGTTCATAATTTTCGACAGTTTTGGGACAGTAGCTATCAAAATTTTTGTAGAAGGTTTTTAAATGACAGTGAATAAATGCATAGAAATAAATTTTGttgtcagttttttttttcccaatattttcaatagttggaattagaGTAGTGGGcgtattttttttccatttcgAATTATATCATTACAATTGaaattatttacatttactttgcttttcaTATATACTAGTTTACCTCCCGCGCGATGCGCGATGATTATGATTTTAGGCTCGCATAAAATGTgcctatatatattttgtgatattaatataaactaatataatgataccaaaattattttctgcaaagtgatctaatattttaatatatataatcaatgTAATTTGTACAAAAATATAACATGCGTCTATATAATAGATATTGTATCACTTATATAGGGAGATTcaataattatacaaattaaaccagatttatcgtataaaataaGTTTTATATGAATCTGTTATATAACATTATGGATTTGgtgtgaaaatgatgaattaaaaaaaaaaaatcaacctaTGAAATTCAAACTCTAGACCAAAAATTCATTAAGCAAAACTATAATTTCACCAAAAATCTCCATGTATAATTTAAGGGATGAAAATTGTTGCTATTAAGCATATTGGTCCTTGACAGACTATATCTCAACACATATTTTTGAGATATTAATAAACATGTAAAGATATTTGAACTTAATTTAATACCTATCAAAGATAATTGTATAGatacaaaaaaatacatacattaataaaaaataaagaaattggaGAAGCCTCAATTGCAAAATTTAGAAAGATtcgattttttattaaaaaatgtttaaaagTGAGATCGAAATTACAAAATgaatataaattcatgatttattttgtaattttttagaACAATTGATTGTAATCCCTTCTTAAAAATGAACAATTAAttctaatttgaatttttaaaattttatgttgtaacttatgcataatttttttctatttaacttttaatttcaTACTTTCAACATATTTAGAAAACTTAACTACATAATAAGTAATCACTAATTTTCCTGTTTTGGTTAGTTTACTCcacgttatttatttgttgctagattttaatctataattattttaatattatttaactTATATAAATGATTAATGACTTCAATAAAAATAGATACACTCATTATTTAAAGAAcgttaaccatatatatatatgtgtgtgtattcaaaacaattaatgaaataaaccatatatatatagggagaggttcaaataagaaccactaaataaaattagaacggagaaccattttaagccattcgatcatcaagatctacggtggatgcatcatcttggtgaatgaatgcagatcctgggttcgaatcctgaagggaacaaaaattttattattttcggatgcattaaatttaatagcgaatgcattagtTTATATaacagatgcattgattttaatggttcttatgttctcacgataagtgtggttctcattataactgcaccctatatatatatatatatatatataatacttgtTTTCAAATGAAGAGTGAAAAAAGGaagaaagagaaataaaataaataaataaataaataaataaataaataaaaaccaGCACGTCTCATTTTCTCTTAAAATCATGGGCATTAcactaataaataaaattacaaaattagcctaattttttgcaattccaattccaattatatccttccaattgaattgaattaaattacatttactttgctttttatatatactagtgtaCCTCCCACGCTATGCGCGGTGAATATGATTTTAGACTCGTGCAaaatgtgcatatatatatgttttataatattaatataaattaataaattaaattttgatatcaaatttattttttgcaaagtgatctaatattttaatataaccaatgtaatttaaataaaaatataacatatgTCTATATCAGaaacgatcacctacccaccgtgggcatgcataacgtgcccactatgatgtggcaattgtaattatagtaagataattttaattagagtaagatttattaattctctttcttaattaaaattgccacatcagtggtgggcatgttatgcttgcccacggtgggtaggtgatcggttctgatgtctatatatagatattgtatcacttatataaggagttctataattatacaaattaaatcaatttatcgtataaaataagttatgtatgaattttctatgtaacattatgaatttggtgtgaaaaataatgatttaaaaaaaatcaacctaTGAGATTCAAATTCTGGACCCAGAACTATAATTTCACCATAGATCTTTTCATAATTTAAGGGATTTTTTTTTAGGGTGAAAAGGAGGAACTTTCATTAAGCAAAGTGTTGAAACCAACAGGAAGAGTATCACAAGAAGAAACAGATAAACGAAGCAAAAGAGCATGCTTAGCCAGACTATCGGCAACATAGTTCTCATTTCGTGGAACCCAGCTAATCTCCGAGAGCCGAAGGCGATTCAGTCGACCAAAAATATCCAAAAGTGAGTCCCCTATGAAGGATAAGTCCTTTTCACGCTTGACAATTCTCCAGAATAACTGTTGGCAGTCGGTCTCCAAGATGACGTCGGAACACCCCTTTTCTTCACAAAGGATAATACCTTCAAGAACTGCTCGGGCTTCACCCTCCTCAGCCGAGAAGCAGCCAGGGACGAAACCATATCTGCTGCCCAGAATTTTATCTTCAGCATCATACATGATAGCTCCAAAACCAATCCCAATTCCTTCACCCACGGCTGCATCGCATTGTATTTTCACTTGATCGGCCCTGCTGCAAAACACACGAGAAGGTTTGGAACAACTAGAAAGAGAGCAAAAGGGTCTTCTCCATAAAGCTCGCTGTGAGATCAGTAAGCAATCCGCATGAGTGATCCTCTTATCCTGGAAAACTAAGATGTTACGAGCATACCAGGAAGCCCAAACGAGAGTTGCAAAAGAATTGTGAACTTCTTTGTCAGGGACTTCCATGATTCGATAGAACCAATCCTTAACGGTACAAATATCCGTTGAGCCAAGGGGTGGCAGCCGGAGAGGAGATATTTCCCAAAGAAAGGAAACCCACGGGCAGTCACGTAAGGCATGTTCCGTTGTTTCCAACTTTTCCCCACAGCGACGACAACACGGATCAACAGCAACAGAGCGTGAGAGAAGAGCAGTAGCAGTAGGGAGAGCTCCACTTAGGCATTTCCATAGAAAAATTTTCACTTTTGGTATTACCTCCAAACCCCAAATCCAATTCCAAATTTGCTGATCACTGTTAGACGACGAAGCATCACCTTTGTCCCTGAGAGAACAAGCAAGAAGATAGCCTGATTTAACAGAATATGAACTCCCTTTCCCAAGAGGCCACATGGGTCTGTCCGGCACCGCCTCGTTCACAGCCAAATGCTCTGAAAACTTCCATAAATCATTTATGGGCAGAAGAGTGGAAATTCTCGGCATATCCCATACAGGAAGATCGTCCATGAAGAGTTCTTCAACAGGTTTTTCTGCCCAAGAGTCTATAACGTCCGCTGGTTTGAATTTACCTTTGCCATCCGGGATCCACGCATCTTTACCAATCCTAATTCTCGCTCCATTACCCACACGCCATGCAATTCCTTCCACCAAAAGATCACGTCCAGCCAGTAAGCTTCTCCAAACAAAAGAGGGATTATGAGCTTTACCTGCCAAGAGGATGTCCGATCGAGGAAAGTAGCGAGCTTTGAGAGATCGAGCCAGAAGAGAATTTCCATTTTGTAAGATACGCCAAGACTGCTTTGCAAGCATCGCTCTGTTAAACAACGAGATATCACGAAACCCTAGACCGCCTTCATTCTTGGGAGTACAAAATTTATGCCAACTTCTCCAATGGATCCTTCGCTCATCATTTTTCTGTCTCCAAAAGAAGCCGGCTGCGATGCAATTGAGGTTTTGGCAAATTTGACCAGGAATGAGGAAACAACTCAAAAGAAAAGTTGGGAGGGATTGTAGAATCGACTTAATAAGAACCAGTTTTCCAGCACCCGAAAGAAAGCGTCTCTTCCAATCCTTCGATTTTTTCCGAGTACGATCCACAAGCATCTGAAAAATTTCAACCTTTGATTTTCCCACCGTACTAGGTATGCCCAAATATTTCCCATGATGTGTTTCCCGTCGAACCCCAAGCACAGCCGCAAGATCGGATTTCACAATTTCATCCACACCACCACTAAAGGAAATAGTCGATTTGTCCAAGTTAACCTTCATAGTGGAGCAGAATATCCCTCACCTCCTCAATCTCCTTTCTACACGCCCTGCCAAACACGATACAATCATCTGCAAACAACAAATGACTAATCCGAGGAGCAGTACGACACAAACGAGCACCGTGAATAAGTTGATTAGTCTCCGCTTTGCGAAGCAGGCTGGATAAAGCTTCAGcacaaaaaaaagagaaagggCGACAACGGGTCTCCTTGTCTGAGCCCCCGACTAGGGACAAAGGACTCGCCAGGGGAGCCATTCACCAGAACACTAAAAGACACTGAAGAAACGCAGCGCATGATTAAATTTACCACAGAAGAATGGAACCCCAACTTACTCATCATAGCCTCTAAAAAACACCATTCGACCCGATCATATGCCTTAGCCATATCCAATTTAAAAGCAAAGCAGCCCTTATCTCTAGCTTTATTCATTTTCATCATGTGAAAAATCTCAAACGCAAGAATAGCATTATCAGTGATTTGTCGACCGGGGACAAAAGCAGATTGACTCTCATTAATGATGTCAGGTAAAATCATCTTAAGCCCGTTAGTAATAACTTTATAAACCAGCTTGTAGACAACATTACAAAGGCTTATGGGACGAAAGTCAGCCGGGGTGctgcattttttctttttagggaTAAGACAAATGAAAGTGTTGTTAATAGGACTAGGGTCAGCCCCCCGGTTAAGAATATTGAAGACCACAGGGATAATATCAGATTTAACATAAGACCAacaagaagagaagaagagagcAGGCATACCATCCGGCCCAGGGGCTTTTAGGGGAGGCATCTGTTTCAGAGCGCTAACAATCTCCTCTGCTGAGTAAGGATTGGTGAGAAAGTTGTTCATGTCATCTGTCACAGCGGGCTCTATGGTGCGCAAGATATCCGCGGGATTCTGAGGAGGGCCGGCCGTAAAGAGTTCTTGAAAGTAGAGTCTGAAAGTGAGATCTAGCTCCTCATGTGTCCGAACCAAAGAACCATCCAACCGTTTAATATCCCGAATATGGTTTCTTTTTTTCCTCCCCTCCGCCACCCTGTGAAAGAAACCAGTGTTTCTGTCACCCTCCGCCAACCAGTCCGCGCGAGACCTTTGTTTCCACATGATTTTCTCCTTTTTGAGGAGTCCATCCAACTCATCCTCCACATGTTTCTACTGATCTTTGGAATCAGAGTCATTAAAGTGTTTTTGAAGATCATCTAACTCTTTCCTAAGATCAGCGCAGCGCTTTCTAATATTACTGAACTCCGCCTTTTCCCAATTTTTAAGTTCAACTCCCATCGCCTCCATCTTAAGATGAAGGTCCATAGCTGAATCAGTTCGCCCACCCATCTCCCACAAACGGCTGCACAAAGGTTTACATCTCTCATCCTTGAACCACATAGCTTCAAAACGAAAAGGTCTAGGATGAGGCTTCTCTTCCTCTCCAGAACTTTTCACAGAGAGCAGTAAAGGGCGATGATCACTGGATTTGCGCAAGAGATATGAAACCATATATCCCGGGAAAGTTTCCATCCATGCCTCATTCCCAAAGCAGCGATCTAACCTTTCAAGAATATGATCTTTCCCCTTTTGATTGTTGGTCCAGGTGTAAGGATCTCCAACAAAACCCAAATCTACAAGACCACAAGCGTCTACAGTCGATCGGAAAGTATTAAGGCGCGCATCCGGTTTCATATTGCCCCCTTTTTTTTCAAAGTGAAACAAAGTCTCATTAAAATCGCCTCCACAGAGCCACCTTTCGCCCACTTCCACCAGAAGAGAAGTCATAAGGGTCCAAGTCAGATGATGATCCTCCATCCGGCTCCACCCGTAAATGCCGCAGAAATCCCAAACCGGATCCAAATGGTTATCAACAGTTGCCAAAATGTGATGTAGAGAGGAAGATTTGATGTCGACTTTTAGCTCTTCCGACCACAACAATCCCAAGCCACCTTTTCTACCAGCACCATCACAATCACAGTCAACCAAAAAATGATTCAGAAAACCAAGCTTCAACAGAACCGGTGTCCAATCAGTTGCAAAAAGTTTAGATTCCATAATGAACACCAAATCGGGCTTCTTTTGTTTGACAAGCCAAACAAGCTGACGAACTGTCGGTTGGTTCCCAAGCCCCCGACAGTTCCAAACCAAGCAATTCATTGTGCTCGGCAGGATTGCTCCGAAGCAATCTCCGCCGTTGTCGCATTTGAGGTGGTGGAATCATCATCTAGGATTGTTCCTTTGAGACGTTTTTGGACCATATCAATCGCAGCATCCCTTGAAGGGGAAGTATTTCCCTCATTTTCAACCAAGTAGCGTTTCCTGTTTGGTTTAGCTAAAGAATGAACCTTTGGGATTTTTGGAGTTGGGGAACGGTTGAATCTTGACCAAGTTTTGAGGGTAGGTTTTTGGGTATTATTGGCTTGTTGTTTAGGAGGTAGGTCGATGTTGAGGAGTTTAGCAATATCAATAGTAAGGATGATTGCTTCAGTTGGAGTGAAGGGGGCTCTGTTTTGGGGAGTGACTCTGGCTTTCGGTTGGGATTCGGTAGCTGAAGTAAGGGATGTTTGGGTCTTGGATAAGGCCTGGCTGATCTTGGCTTCCGATTTGGTTGGAGGTGTTTGGTTAGTGGGGGATGAGGAATGTTTCTGGGGGAAGGTGTTATCTTTCTGCATTTTGTGGGAGTGATTTCTATCAGAGTTCACAGTATCAGCATTTGAGGACAGGGTCATAGGATCGGGAAGGTTTGAAAGGTGTGAAGAAGGGTTTGAGGATAGAGGTGGCGGGCGTGGTTTGGAGGGATGGACCGGAGGGTGGGAATGAGCATGGCATTGGAGGTCAATCAAAGGGTTTGATTTTCTGGGACGGTCATGATTTTGTTTTGTCGGGCGGAGCCTCTTAAGAGGCGAGGCCTTGAGTATAGGGCCATAAATGATGTCTTCGAATTGCTTGCCACTTTCATCATCTTCTACATTTATATCACAAGCACGACTATGATGTCCCATGACCCCACATTTGTAGCAGAAAGTTGGGAGATTCTCGTACTTTAAAGGAATCCACAATTGTTTGGCTTCAAGAAAGATCGTTAAACCGCGAAGAAGAGGCGTAGTAACATCAAAGTTAACTTTGAATCTAGCATAACATCCTGCATAATTTGCCCTCTCATCCACCTCCTCAACCACACCAATTTGCTTTCCAATATTGCGCATAATGGTAGGATTCATACATTTTATCGGAAGATTGTATGCTCTCACCCAAAAACTTCCCCTGTTTACTCTTATATCAGATGGCtgctgtttagccctattttgtgatgaatttttgggtgtttacgtcttatattgacttttattttggtctctttcactcaagagttgattgatttgagcttttgtgctaattttgttgtctcaggattttatgctcaaattgattgatatgtgga is a window encoding:
- the LOC130996852 gene encoding protein DUF642 L-GALACTONO-1,4-LACTONE-RESPONSIVE GENE 2-like, whose amino-acid sequence is MALKTTVLLSLYFLYTVSASFEGLLPNGNFEETPKSTDMKKTVLQGRHALPKWEISGLVEYISGGPQPGGMYFAVAHGVHAVRLGNEASVSQAIPVRNGSLYALTFGASRTCAQNEVLRVSVPLQSGDLPLQTLYSSNGGDTYAWGFRATSNSVKVVFHNPGMQEDPDCGHLLDAVAIKELTLPTATKANLVKNGGFEEGPHILLNSSHGVLLPPKQEDSTSPLPGWIIESLKAVKFIDSNHFNVPSGKSAVELVAGRESAIAQVIRTVPNKAYSLKFAVGDAKNGCHGSMMVEAFAANATMKAPFKSQGKGKFEGFSFRFTATSDRTRLTFFSSFYHTKVQDYGSLCGPVLDQVEVLPLKM
- the LOC130998561 gene encoding uncharacterized protein LOC130998561, with amino-acid sequence MNCLVWNCRGLGNQPTVRQLVWLVKQKKPDLVFIMESKLFATDWTPVLLKLGFLNHFLVDCDCDGAGRKGGLGLLWSEELKVDIKSSSLHHILATVDNHLDPVWDFCGIYGWSRMEDHHLTWTLMTSLLVEVGERWLCGGDFNETLFHFEKKGGNMKPDARLNTFRSTVDACGLVDLGFVGDPYTWTNNQKGKDHILERLDRCFGNEAWMETFPGYMVSYLLRKSSDHRPLLLSVKSSGEEEKPHPRPFRFEAMWFKDERCKPLCSRLWEMGGRTDSAMDLHLKMEAMGVELKNWEKAEFSNIRKRCADLRKELDDLQKHFNDSDSKDQ